From Pseudomonas sp. G2-4:
CACGGTGGCTTTTTCCATTATGTGACCGCTACCACCGAAGCATTGGCCTGGGTCATGGAGCGTGCTGGCGGCAAGGCTTGTCACGAGTTGCTGCAAGATATCTGGAGTCAGCTGGGCTGTGAGCGCGACGGCTACTTCATGGCCGACCCTTGGGGGCGCAGCGTTGCCGGTGCCGGTTTCAGTGCCACCTTGCGAGACATGGCGCGTTTCGGTCGCCTGCTGGCCAACGATGGCCGCCTGGATGGGCGGCAGCTGCTATCGAGCGAGACGATCGCCCGGATCGCCGCCGGTTCGGACCCGGCGATCTACGCCACATGCGCCGATTTCTCGGCATGGACCCCCGGCGCGTCCTACCGCAGCCAGTGGTACCTGTTCAATGACCATTCCCAGGCGCTGATGGCCGGCGGCATTCACGGCCAATACCTGTTCGTCGACAAGCCCTCAGGCGTGGTGATCGTCAAACAGTCGTCCCTGAACGAAGCCGTCAGCCCGTTCGACGGGGACAGCGTGCGCATGCTGCGTGCCATCGCGGCGGACCTTGCCCGCTGACGTAGCCCGATAAAACAAGAAATTTGCGTTCCGTTCACCTGGCCCCGGCCAGGTGTTGGCGACGCTCTGCGCCGCCATTCACTGCCCTGTAACAACAATAATCACACAGGAGCTTCATATGGTTTGCATGACACGTTGGTCGCGAACGCTCTTAGCGTTCGGCTTACCCCTGACCGCCCAAGCTGCGTTGGCGGGCTATACCTTCGAAGACGGTGCCCTCAAGGGGGAGGTCAATCTCACGGCCGGTGCGGCGACCGTCTTCACGCGCAACGTCAATTTCGGCGCCGGCCGGGTTGATCTGCGCAGTCGCGGCAATGACGGGACGAAAATCGACTGGCAGGAGTTCTACATCAAGCCCGGTGTCACCCTGGACTACGCCTTGCAACCGGACTTCAGCCTGTTGGCCGGCGGTTCGTTCGTGGCGGCGACCACCGTGGGCGATGGCGATGCCGGCGGCTTCACGCGCAGTTCTGACGGTGACGTGGCGGTCGAGGAGCTCTACGGTGGGTTCCGGGCCGGGGAGTGGAAATTCACGGCCGGCCGCCAGAACTACATGATCGGCACCGGCTTCATCGTCATGGACGGCAACCTTGATCAGTTCGACGACGGTGCCTACTGGCTCGCGCCCAGAACCGCCTTCAAGGACACGGCCATCCTGGCCTGGGATCATGGCGCGCTGAAGACCCAGGCCTTCACCTTGCGTACCGACGATGACTTGGGCGACTTCCGGATGACCGGTGTCAACCTGGACTACAACCTCGATGACCAGGTGACGCTGGGCGCCATGGCGATGAAGGTTGATTCCCTTGCGCCCAAGGGCACTACGCCGTTAAGCCGGGACGGGATGCAGGTGTATAACCTCCGGGCGCTCAACGCCAAGGTGCCGGGCGTGCCGGCACTGACGCTGAACGCTGAATATGCTTTGCAGCGGGGCAGTGGCGCTGGGGTCGATTACGACGCCAAGGCCTGGTATGGCCAGGCGGACTATGCCTTCGATACCTTGCCGCTGACGCCGATTCTCGGCTATCGCTACGCCAGCTTTTCCGGCGATGACGACCTCACCGATAACCGACAGCAATCCTGGGACCCCCTCAGCAAAGGATTTATCGATTGGGGCACCTGGCTGGTGGGTGACGTCGTTGGCAACTACCTGTTGTTCAACAGCAACGAAAACGTCCAGCAGTTC
This genomic window contains:
- a CDS encoding alginate export family protein; this encodes MVCMTRWSRTLLAFGLPLTAQAALAGYTFEDGALKGEVNLTAGAATVFTRNVNFGAGRVDLRSRGNDGTKIDWQEFYIKPGVTLDYALQPDFSLLAGGSFVAATTVGDGDAGGFTRSSDGDVAVEELYGGFRAGEWKFTAGRQNYMIGTGFIVMDGNLDQFDDGAYWLAPRTAFKDTAILAWDHGALKTQAFTLRTDDDLGDFRMTGVNLDYNLDDQVTLGAMAMKVDSLAPKGTTPLSRDGMQVYNLRALNAKVPGVPALTLNAEYALQRGSGAGVDYDAKAWYGQADYAFDTLPLTPILGYRYASFSGDDDLTDNRQQSWDPLSKGFIDWGTWLVGDVVGNYLLFNSNENVQQFSLKTHLNETLTLGAIHYQFWLDEKNYMGAAVSDRRFADESVIFLDWAASKSLSTSLSYNWVKPMAAAKQIFGNDQKFSALELYLTYRY